aaaaaaaaaagtgagaaaagaaaaattcaaaaagaaaagaaagagctcatTGCAAGGGAAAGCTGGGAAAAGGAAAGAGAGTTTTGTTCTTAAGTGGTATTTacataaatgtctctcttaactcaaggaactttgctgaccagaaaaaccaatttccttcttagcccaaccaagttacaagccataaaaagtccttgtgatgataacatGCTTGTAAGTGTTTTTggttgtggttaaatgaaagacaaaattaatttgtgtgacattgtgataacagagagaaacaccacaccatacacttgtgagttgagtgagacacttttgagTCCTTGAGTGATAtgcttttgagtgcttgagtgaaacactttccctggtgaggaatagttctttgaattttttattgcatctctgcttggttaattgatcactcttaaggataacacctgttaaaaaaatacatcaCATGGATCCTGAagcatctgcacatcttgactgagatcctatgctgaaattgataaaagtgattccttgtcttgaaaaagtttttgaaaaaggttgagtcattgtagtgattgttctgaaaagctaagctacattttgtttgcttgaggacaagcaaagttctaagtttagggttgtgataatggtttaaaacaccgttatttgttatgtgattttgatactaaaagcaccctttttcacttagaaactagcttggactcatgtgttttcaataaaatgtgtgaataagagagttgagatTGATTTCaatagttttctaacaaattccccttattttgacagagattgaagtaatactggaagaaaaagtgaaaagccaagaagatcgAGCTCAAAaagggtcaaaaaggcaccaagaggAGGGAAAACGCGAAGCCCAAGCGACAAGGAATGAAAAACTACGCGTTCAACATCAGCGCTGGTCGCCCGGGTGGTGGCTCCGACACCCGAGCTGTGGACGTTTGAATGTTGGGCGTCCAAATCTGACACCCAGGCCTTACATGAGCTTCAATTCTCGCCCAGGCGAGCTCCGTGCGACGCTTGGGCAATATCTCACTTGGATCGGGCCCtatttctgctctgttttgattctttcggACCGGGCTGCACTTTGGGACGCgtttgacactatttaaaggaccctagggctctaggttttgtatccctggcagagaagagcatagcaatacattcttagccaattcttagtcttccattctttcttttctttcgttattcatagagttcccccatgtttatggggaactaatttccatttgttgttagggaatgatgtaaccttgtaaactctcatgtatttgaattgattcttaatctcatatgctttttcaataattgttagagtaatttatctgttcttattgcttgcttatataATAGCATGatttgtgagttgcatgagtgccgacaAGTTCCTTTCAATTACGGTCCTTgataaattactcctaagggttatattgctcagacatgagggtatgagtctagTAGTCTTAACCTCTTGACCTTCATATCTTTTTACCAAgaatgttaggaattgtatgaactagtaattagggacaagcttatttacagagacatcgggtttaagtgttttagtaagggacgttagcattaatgaataaagaataattcttatatacatgagagggaacttggtgaaatctaaccccaacaacatatccatctcatattgaTCAACCTCAgctcatctttgtgctcttttgccactgatcaattttattttgctttattttattatttttgcaatacaaaccatgatctcttttattctgagtcttaattaatcttgttttcacacaattgttcagcgccgagagtcctctgggataagATACTTGGTTtgaccattttatattacttgtgtgactcgacacacttgccgatttgcctcAACAATTGGCGTTTTCCTCTAGATTACTGCTCAGCAGTAGGCGCGATACTCATAAGGATTGCTCAGCGTTGACGCTCAAGCATTTGACGGTGACTTCTCTAAAGAGGTTGGCACTCAGCAGTGAAAGTGCCACTCAGCGATGGTAGTGGCACTTGATTTTCCCCTCAATGTTGGTGCTTAGGCGTTGGCCAGAGAACTCCTTCACGAGGCTGGCGTTCAGTGGTGGATTTGCGCTCAACGGTGCCTGGGATTCTTCTTTTAagcacttttccttcttctcttatgtccaactccttactacttcaacttccttcattcaatttatattagttcctgccaaaacaaggaaaaccaagaataaaaccaagaaaaccatcattgactcttttattctctaacttaagcaaaatgcatgatttcaagctagtttctaagtcataatgGGTGTAtttagtgtcaaatttaagtataaaaataacggtttttcaaccgttatcatcaAGTGATTCTGACACTTTGGTAACACTTTCAACAActttaattcatcaatttaaacttgtttgaactATAATTAGGTTCAAAACCAAACTGTACAACATATTAACCCTTCTACTTCCTAGTTTTACTCAAAATGGAAGTTTGAACACACTCCTTTGTACACAAAAGAATTTGATTTCaattgaaatgttttaataactttaaaacaacaaattagaCTTCTTTAAATTGTCAAATATCACAAAATCACATTAGCACAGAAAATGACACCTAATAACTCAAATTGTGTAGATTTTGCATCAACCACACCACCATAATCAAGTTTGAATGAATCAAATGAGTagacattattaaaaataactcaaaGAAGTGTGAATGCACAAAACAAAGATAGAATTAGAAGACTTAGCATGACCAAACTCAAAATAGACCAGTCAAAGAATTTTAGCACagagaaaaattaaagtacAGGTACTTCTAGTTTTTAAGTCAACCAAGTTATGATAGATGCATTTAATTGCTTGTTATGGACTTCTATACCTTTAGCAACCTTCAACAACATCAATCAAAGTTGTACAAAGcactaaaatcaacaaaaacccactgaaaacatattaaagaatttaaactagaattgaatttttttttagaagattTGAAACTAGAATTAGATTCTAGTACTTTAGCTTATATCACCAAACCTAAAACATGTTCTCATTGTCTTAATTGGTTGATATatgacttttatttaaaaacttaaataaaaatggtATACACTAATAAAACACGtgcataattaaaataattaatcaaaaataaacCTATACTGAAAAAATGTAcgcactagtggaaaaacgctgtttaacgtcaccacatagacgtcggttgttaTGTGCACTGATGTAAAACGATGACCGATGGCAAATTCGTAATTAAGTAGGGcaagtagacgtcggtccctgGCCTAACCGATGCCTTAAGAAGTCTAGACGTCGGTCCCCCTATAAGGCGACATCTAAAGGGCTGCCAGGTAAGGTGAATAGTCGACCTATAGACGTCCACAAGACAACCACCGACATCTATAGGTCTCATAGATGGTGAAAAGTCGCGaggtagacgtcggtgccccccAATGGACATCTATAACCTGACAGGTAGTTGGGTGCCATTAATGTCTgagacatagacgtcggtgccccccATAAGGGACGTCTATAacctgacagttaggtgaaactGTAATGATTATGCTACAAACTAGACGTTGGTTACCATGCAACCGACGACTATGTCCAACTAGATGTCAGTTGTGCACATACCTGATGTCTATAATCCgcgccaatattaatatttaaatcatatagacGTTGAATTAGTGAGAGCACAGACGTCTATAACCTTACAGACGTCTGTCGCGacagataaccgacgtctagagTGACATAAACTTCAGAATGCGAACCCGCGAGCAGTTTccactattcatcgtcttcttcgtcGCGCCATTAGAggtttgttttctgtgtttttgaccatttaaatttagtttttctccgattgaattagtctttgatgaaaaagctttcatttgaaccgatcaTAATTTCATTTCGTTGCGTTTTGTTGCAGTTTCAAACGTCTTGTTGGGTTGCATTTTCGACTGTCTTGGACTACTTTTCTGACCTATATTTGGGCGTGCACTACGACAGCTATCTCATTTGGTTATATATAATCTGCTAAAAAGGTTAGGTTGTTTCTTGCAAACTTAATTTGTATGGatattattggcttttgtgtatgaTGTTGGCATTTTCAATTtgcattttattggttttttttttttatgatttcatattgACGTTTAGGTAAGCATGTGTTTGCAAATTGTTAGTATATGCATGTGTTTGCAAATTGTTAGTATATGCATGTGTTTGCAAATTGTTAGTATATGCATGTGATtaagtttagttgtgttattataattgacaTGCATTAGTATGAAATCACTTAGTGAAAACTTATttcccgtttgaaatttaacacaaacgattaatcttttaatcgtttgtattaaattttgaattgtccgattGTCCAATTATCCAATTTTATACTGATGAAgtatgttacgaacatagtatggatcgaagctggatgaatgcacgtcgcctctctgaagaatatgagaagggtgtttcggtgttcttgcaatatgttaaagaaaaggaaaagtttgtgaacgggacatatttttgtccttgtgttcgttgtcttaatcaaatacgacaagacttggccaatttgcatgatcatctattcatgttcggcataacGAGAACGTATAcggtttggacttggcatggagaagtactggACCAACCTATGACGtcacgaggaacaaattatgtagaagaatggatgagtgatcatttagaggacatgatacgtgatgttggtgaagataactttagaagagctaatttgtacgaTTCTGTAATCAATGATTCTGAGCAATCGTTGTACCTAGGCTGCACGAACTTTACACGTTTatctgcaactttgaagttgttcagtttaaaagcaaggagcggatggaccgataaaagtttcacggagttgttggagttgctgaaggacatgcttccagaaaataatactcttcctATTCGAAATTACGAGGCCAAAACAGTTTTATGTCCAATGAGTCTTGAATATTAGaagatacatgcttgtcccaatgattgtgttttgtacatcaaggagtttgcttcactaagtattgtccaacatgtggtttaagctgttttgaaaagaaatctgacaaaaacactattgaagaaggtaatgatggtgcacctagtaaggtcatgtggtatttgcctataatacctaggttcaaaTGTATGTTCTCTGTTAAGGAGGAcgcaaagaaccttaaatggcacgttttaggaagaaagtgcgataatcttcttcgacacccagCAGACTCACCATagtggaagaagatcgatgaaacatttccagaatttgtTCAGATcaaagaaacttaagacttgcacttgcaactgatggCATGAATCCGTATGGGAAATTAAGTAGCTAACACATTTCATGgccagttatgttgatgatatacaatctttctcctttgttgtgcatgaagagaaaatatgtcatgttgtcaatgatgatatctggtcctaaacaacctggcaatgacattgatgtttacttgaaacctttaattgatgatttgaaattgttgtgggaagaaggtgtcgaagtgtttgattcagatgttgaagagAATTTCCGTTggcgtgcaatgttgttttgcactataaatgatttcccagcctatggaaacttgggcggttatagtgttaaaggacattttgcatgtccgatttgttaagaaaacactagttaccttcaattgaagcatggtcaAAAGACGGTTTATACAAGACATCAGAAATTCCTTTCTCGCAATCacccttatcgtagattgaaaaaagtCATTCAATGGCAGTGCCGAGGATGAGGTTGTGTGCAGACCCCGGAATGATGAAGAGGTGTACAACGAAGTCAAAGACATTGACATTGTATTTGGAAAACATCGTAAAAGTACATATGCAAaatatgtttggaagaaacgatcaatattttttaatcttccttatTGGTCTAGacttgatgttagacattgtattTATGTGATGCacgtagaaaaaaatgtttgtgacagtGTCATCGAAACTTTATTAAACGTGAAAGGGAAGACCAAAGATGGAATAAAAGCAAGACAAGATTTGGCTGACATGGGAATCCGAACAGAGTTACATCCACAGACAATAGGTAGACACACCTATTTGCCCCCAGCCTGTcatactctttctaaaaaagaaaaaagaagtttttgtaagtctttaagaagtgtgaaggttccacaaggttattcttctaatattagtaaccttgtttctatgcaagagctaaagttagttggtttaaagtctcatgattgtcatatattgatACAACAATTGTTACCAGTTGTTATTCGAGGCATATTACTTCTTTCTGTTAGGGGTATTCTGACATGTCTGTGCCTTTTTTTTAAtgccatttgcaagaaagttgttgaccctagatgtttagatcaattggaaaatgaaggaataagtctactatgtgaattggagatgtattttccaccttttttttatatcatggttcatttgatcgttcatctagtccgagaaattcgaatatgtgggccggtttacctaaggtggatgtatcctgttgaaagatacatgaaaatcttaacgggatatgtcaagaatcagtatagaccagaagcttcaatcatTGAGCGATACAttgcagaagaagccattgaattttgttcagcttacatgccaagttgtgaaccagtGGGTCTACCGAAGAGCATACATGAAGGAAAATATGAAGGTAAGGGTCGTGGTGTGATGATTGAACATGTAAGTAGAcaagaagttgatcaagctcatttgtacatctcaaacaacactgatgatgttattccttacatttaTGAAcacattaatgaaataaaggcatcacacccaagaatgagtgaaaaatggcagcttaatgaacatgtcaaaaccttcttaccatggtttaagaaaaagatttatgcgacTCCAAATGTTTCTGAAACTCTATTGAGGTTATCTCGGGGGCCGAACACAGATGTCATTAcatatggtgggtactatattaacaatatctcttttcaaacaaaggaagaagatgacaaaagtagagttcaaaatagtggggttACACTAAAAGCTGAGTCAGTTCACTTCTctagttctaaagacaaaaatccaatcattgcatcaattagttattttggagtaatacaagaaatatgggaggtggattatgtCAGGTTTAGAGTCCCTGTActcaagtgtaaatgggttgatataaattctggaATGATTACAGATGGCTCTGGTTTCACATTAGtagatcttaaaaaaaatgagtttcactaatgaaccatttattatggcaagTCAAGCAAGGCAAATATTCTACGTCAGCGATCCAGCGAACGAAAAATGGTTAGtggttttggaagggaaaaaccaccacggttttgatgatgaagaatctcTTTGTGTACTTCAGCcaacatgtagcacatcaaCTCCCATTGAAGACTCAATTGATGACGTTGCCgatgacatacatgcaattcgtagTGATCATGATGAAGGGATCTaggagaaaacaatatcttaataagtagcatcttgttttttgtttatacTTTCTAcgaatttatatttacatgaaaatttcaatttcaattcataataactaaccttgtatatatttttcaggtaCGTCGACCTCAGACTCAGCATCAGCACATAGCAGACGTACAAGAGGAGTGACACATTTGCCAGAAGCGACATCCGGACAGGTTCCTGGGCAGAGGAAACATCTTGAGATTGACCCAAGAACCGGTGTGGCCTCAGGGCCAAATGCTGATAATTTTAGTAGTTATCTGGGTAAGATAGCCAAAACTCATGTTTTTATCCTTCATGCAACTTGGGATGACGTCCCAGAGGTCGAGAAGAACCTTTTATGGCAAGATGTTCAGGTATGGTTActtaaaacaaatttgatataattatttctttgatcttattatgtcatTCACACGTTCCTTGTTTTAAACAGCTAAaatatgatgttccaaacaccCAGGACATGAGGTAGAAAATCTTATCGCACATATGTAAGATGTGGagggatttcaagacaaggctgaCACGTTGTATGTATTTGGAAAAAGACAACATGAGAATCCATCTTAGAATTATTCCTTCACAGAAGAAGAATGGATCCAATTTCGTCAATCTAGAGAGACTGAGGAATGGAAGGTATTAATCTTAACCAACAACGTCTTCAaagcagtttttattattatatagttatgcgtaaaaattgttttacagggtaaaaggttagccgcccaagaaaggcaaaggctaaatgatgcaccacacgTCTTATCACGAGGTGGTTATGCGAAACTGGAAAAGAAACTTAGAAAGGATCGAGCAGATGAGTTGGGGCTTGAGTCCCCGGACCTAGCACCTCCACCTATAAGGTACGAGATGTGGAAGGCTGCTCGGACGAAATCtgatgggaacatgacatctgcCTCAGCCGTAGCGATCTCACAGAGAATTGtaagttgaaattgtaaacattactttattggctttttatcatatcttgcaatttaagtaatgtaaattttttaatgtgcaggatgagttggttgagcagcaGACACAGGGAACATTTACTCCCCAAGGTAGGGATGACATTTTAACAACGGTCATTGGCAAACCGGAGCACCCAGGACGTGTACGTGCAGTTCCTGGGTCCATTGGTCTTCGAGAGTACTTTGGCCCTGTACaaaaaacaactcaatcaaCGAATCAGGAGGCACTGAAGAAGATGGATCTTCAGTGGGAACAAAGAATTCGTCAAATGGAGCAACGATTCACTCAGCAGctagaagaacaaaaacaaatacaaagagcactggaagagaagctgcaatccATTACGCAGGCCACCGTGGGTGTGCCCACTGAAACTCCCACACCACCTCCTGCCAGCACCAAAGGATCATGCTCTGCTGTTGAACCTACTGACTACATTGGTCAGTATGACTTGTTGGTTGATGGGGATCCCGCACGCATTGTGGTTGTCGGACGAGTAGTTGAGGGAGGCCAgactattcatggtgttcccatatCACCCGACAACGTGcgtgtcatgattgacgaggttcGGGATGCACAGGCTCAGGTGCCTGTACCGACTCCTGAAGTTCAATTTGTGGGGGAGGCGATAGGAACTTTTTTATCCTGGCCTAGAGCATTGGTTATCACACACATTGGTACACAACATGTATAATGTTGTTATCttcactaattttatattatcaattaaaaacatttgttcatgactttgaaaattttatgttcAGTTCACACGTCCTCAAAAGCAGTCGATGCATGATGCACCAATACCTGaatatgatgatggtgatgacacGGCTGAAGTAGAAGATAATCCCATAGCAAAGCTACTGGCAAACGTTCCCAAGTTCAACAAAGGATCAATACAAATTACTGGGAATTAcgagtatttggtctccccccccatatgccagtatatatcacattcaatgatgtatcggaGATCATCCAGGGAGACAAGGAGTTGAATATTTCCGTTCTTCAActctggtgcatgtaagatagttaattttgttaacCATAATAGTTTAAGTTAGATGCCTACTTTGTAacaagttaactttgttgttataggtacatggagacagtcattgtagaccaaggtcggtcttccgtttacggatttgttgaacctcagaccattcaacGTTGTGGTAACATAGCTCAAATCAAACAagattatttgcaaacatggatggctgagtcaaacagagacatataccttgtgccatgcattgatgggtatgtgttgtttaatgtaaaaggtaattaaatgtttccttaattagtttactaactatttatgatgttccaTACAGGGTTCACTGGCAGCTGATGGTCCTAATTCCCAAACAAAGTACAATTGTCTTCTTCTGTTCACTgtaaaggaagatgaaaaatgacttgaaaaccatgcttcaagggtaagtgtatcactaaaattgacttttaaattcatgtaggccttaattttttatgatttcatacttatattcatattactttctgttttaatgtaaatagagtaatgggtaaatctcgagatcagctaaatcaagtcttgtatcccaaggtttggtgcatttatagttttaattcatttattttcattattcaatgatcttaattcttgactatatttagtttgtcattttagtatAACAGAcagctagattcatgggaatgtggttactatgtgatgtcttggattaagaccatcattcgagctggcATTACACATAGTtggaatgaggtaataatcaGTCTTACTTTGGAAACATCAAGaatcaattaattcttttgaacatatatcaaaccataatcaatatttcttaattgtgcagCGCTTCAACAATATATCTGCTTTACTCGAAGACACGATAAAGCAGCTAAGGCACGAGTGGGCAACTTATCTTCTCCAAAAGTGGAACTAGAGCAAGACTTATTTTTGCTGTTTTCTATTagttaggtttagtttaagtttataatttcctttttttgatctttgattgaattttatctatttatagctcaaacaaacaattctttattataaacaattgttctaagaaatttttctgaatttcaggtgtggttatattcgaaaaataaaatgtttattaaaaaaaaatacccagtagacgtcggttcatGCGAAAAGCAACGTCCAATAAGTAACAGAGGACAAAACGATCCAGCGCGCACAGACGTCAGATTTGTTGACCACTTACGTCTATGTTAACGTCTATTGTGGCTACGCTTGACATATTTGTAGACGTCGGATTTGTAcatagccgacgtctatatagatgtctgtCATTACCAGACTGATGTAAAGTTAACGTCATTGGAATAGACGTCCTTTCCTTACGTGACgtcaaaagcccaaaataatcgacgttaaacagcgtttttccactagtgacaGAAAATATCaccaaatatattataattctatTCTTATAAACAAATTCTTCTTTACatagaattttataataagATCCACTTCACCGTAATAGAAGAGGAAAAGGGTATTTTTCGTGACTCTTGTATATCATAACGAATTTTAATcagtacaaaatataaaataaattatatgagtTTAAGTCATCATGataatatagaaaagaaaaaactcattgaacaaaatataatcaagaagaagaaaaatccatatatttctttttactgtAAACTAAAACTAGTCTCAATCTTATTCAGCACTTTTCAATAAGAAATTATAtgcataaaaagaaaacaaaaaattgaatttaagatCATGTGACTAGTCCTATAAACATTAAAATCTTTTGTTCCATGCATATAAAGAAACCCTTAAATCTTGAAACTTCTTTTTGGCTTAAACCTTacatgtgaatatatatatatatatatatatatatatatatatatatatatatatatatataattatcttgAAAAGGCAGAAAAATTTGACATAAAAGATTCATTAATCTTGCAACTTTCTTTAACTGACTGTTACTAGTTAACCTCTTTTGTGACGACAATATCAAGAAATGCTTTCATTATCCTTCTTCCATCTCAAATCACACAGTTTTCTCTCTGCAGAAACATCATTCATTTTGTTCATCACCACCAGTTGGTAACTCCCCATTCAAAGAAACTGTAACCTAAAAATTCACTTGTTCATAATTCCAAGAATAACACAATcctacaactttttcttttctttaactgTACGAAATTTATTCTCCTTAATTCTTCTAGAAACGTAACTCTTATCTTCTCTCTCTCCCTTTCTGTTTCTCTTTATATACCTCTTTCATTAGCCTTCATCCATCTCAATCTCAGAGAAATACATGCTATATACCCTTAAAAAATGGTTGAATCTGATATTGTGTTTCCATcatcctcttctctttcttcttttgaccACTCCACTGATACTGATAGTGTTGCTGGTTCACCCTCTCTGCAGaaaccatcatcttcaacaACTCGTCACCACCATctatcaagaaagaaaaaacttggTAGACCCGTAGGTTCTAAGAACAAGCCAAAACCACTACTTGTGATTGACAAAGCCAATAAGAATGTTGTAAAACCTGTTTTCATTGAAGTTCCTGAAACCTATGATGTGATTAGGACAATTGTTAAATTCGCTCGTCATCACCAAGTTAGCATCATAGTGCTGAACGCATCAGGAACTGTTTCCAATGTCACTATTCGTAACTCTCACTATTATGCTTCTCCTTTCACTCTTTATGGACCTTTCAAATTAATTTCCCTCACTGGTACCTACATACATAATACTTCTTTATCATCAACCCTTAACAACGACCCTCATTGTTCTTTTGCCATTTCTGTTTCTGGAATCAAAGAACAATGCTTTATTGGAAGAGTTGGAGGAAAAGTTGTTGCAGAAAATGGAGTTATGGTGGCAGCTGTTATTGTGAACAACTTTTAAATTGCATCAACAATGTAGATGATGGGATATAATAATTGTAAACCTAATGCATATTCAAGGTAGCAATTAAAGCATGTCTAGCTTCGACGTTATTACCTAAACCCTAGAAACATGTGTATGTAACAGAATCAagtgtttttatcttttttttatatggattgACATCATTTATCTCTTTTAGAcaactcatgatttttcttcGAATTTCGagttttcatattataattttgtgtgattatttttatcttatttgtatGTTAATAGGTTAATTCTGGAATTAAAGATAGTAATGCTCTTtataaagacatttttttttccctttaagtagaaaagatatgaaaaataattagaattcatgtttttcacttaaaattaaaattaaaatcaaaacaaaaagtgTTCATACATATGAAACTTGTCTgcctttaatttattataatggaTAGATAAGAATCAAATTAGTATAAGAAGTTGttatgggattttttttttctcattttaataaGTTGAAGTTTGGTTTTACAGTGAGAACAAAGTGAATTAGTTTAGATTGAAGATGTAGATATCGTATTGAGAGCCTTCAGGTGCAATAGCGTCACAATTAACTGATTGTATTACAGTTGTTGTTCATTACAGTCTACgaatttcttaatataattatactaaattaataGTCTCACGTACGTAATATAAACATTGATCAGTGTCAACTACGTTAATGCATCAAATTTGTCGGAGTATTGTTTCAAGATCAAATTACTATTACATTCATAATGAAAtcacactttttcttc
This genomic stretch from Vigna radiata var. radiata cultivar VC1973A chromosome 7, Vradiata_ver6, whole genome shotgun sequence harbors:
- the LOC106765898 gene encoding AT-hook motif nuclear-localized protein 17-like, which produces MVESDIVFPSSSSLSSFDHSTDTDSVAGSPSLQKPSSSTTRHHHLSRKKKLGRPVGSKNKPKPLLVIDKANKNVVKPVFIEVPETYDVIRTIVKFARHHQVSIIVLNASGTVSNVTIRNSHYYASPFTLYGPFKLISLTGTYIHNTSLSSTLNNDPHCSFAISVSGIKEQCFIGRVGGKVVAENGVMVAAVIVNNF